In Bythopirellula goksoeyrii, a single window of DNA contains:
- a CDS encoding polysaccharide biosynthesis tyrosine autokinase — protein sequence MNNSPNPPEHESTGSGLPARIPVAHALRRPMPAAARQNSTPNEQGITPAFVWRVFTGWWKWVVPLGLILAAGAGAIVLMFYVPKYEASALVKIEAETPFIAFQQGALNKDSERYVQTQIELLRGPVVLTPVLGRPEIASIPEIKRSPDPLKYLQKQLTVRQIGKSELYEVSFVSPSSQDAASVANVVVAEYLALQNREERQRSQMVIEVLEKERLERGTKVDQLRKRVVELAKDLTGKDPFGQGVVTDAVAFSPAGSLYQSLTETDVEFEVLKAELQAINNSPMLGEDRAVASGLLELEISNRADVRRLEERGDFIHQQMAEIKSQPRLKKDVTWEEDPQYIQLQEQAKNVEAELKELKELVKRELIALRREERKAEQEALVGAKQQELGLLSKKREMLSAKLAEQMNELKSGGAQSAELEFAKAELEREESVFELIAARKLALQTEQRAPTRVTLMQSASPPHIAIEPIPYKYLLLASLVSLVTPLGLAIAYEFLAKRISTPEQLTNESSLPLLGEVAQFPRQRVATTQAQIAAPQQRQMFVYTESIDSLRTQLMLTEQVGQPGVDKIIAICSAASGEGKSSLAAALTLSIAKASKKPTLLIDADLRSPDVSSFLEVPSQPGIVELLGGEVALEKAIHRVGKTQAYVLPAGVLKGNPHHLIDQAKIEKLLDKLRGSFDTILIDTPPVLSASDSLIYAKAADLVLFSSLADISRAKQVRCAVERLQTTGANLAGVVLSGVSVNRYVYHYGSYGQHE from the coding sequence ATGAACAATTCACCCAACCCTCCTGAGCATGAATCTACCGGTAGCGGACTGCCCGCTCGGATTCCCGTGGCCCACGCCTTGCGTCGACCTATGCCAGCAGCCGCTCGGCAAAATTCCACTCCGAATGAGCAAGGAATCACCCCTGCTTTCGTCTGGCGGGTCTTCACCGGTTGGTGGAAATGGGTGGTCCCCCTAGGACTCATACTTGCGGCAGGCGCTGGCGCGATAGTCTTGATGTTTTATGTTCCCAAGTATGAAGCCTCTGCGCTAGTGAAGATTGAGGCGGAGACCCCTTTCATTGCTTTTCAGCAAGGGGCACTCAATAAAGACTCCGAGCGTTACGTCCAAACGCAGATAGAATTACTCCGCGGTCCCGTCGTGCTTACCCCTGTGCTCGGTCGCCCTGAGATTGCTTCCATCCCAGAAATCAAACGGTCGCCCGATCCCCTCAAGTATCTACAGAAACAACTGACGGTTCGCCAGATTGGCAAATCGGAACTCTACGAGGTCTCCTTCGTAAGCCCTTCCTCTCAGGATGCGGCCAGCGTGGCGAACGTTGTGGTGGCAGAATACCTTGCGCTGCAGAATCGTGAAGAACGGCAGCGCTCCCAAATGGTCATTGAAGTCTTGGAGAAGGAAAGACTCGAACGCGGCACCAAAGTGGATCAGCTCCGCAAGCGCGTCGTGGAATTGGCGAAAGACCTGACCGGTAAAGATCCATTCGGTCAAGGTGTTGTCACCGACGCCGTAGCTTTTTCGCCGGCCGGGAGTCTCTATCAGAGCCTCACCGAGACGGATGTCGAATTCGAAGTCCTTAAAGCGGAACTGCAGGCGATCAACAATTCCCCGATGCTCGGCGAGGACAGAGCGGTTGCCTCCGGATTGTTGGAACTTGAGATCTCGAACCGTGCAGATGTACGACGCCTGGAGGAACGTGGCGATTTCATCCATCAGCAGATGGCAGAGATCAAGTCTCAGCCACGGCTAAAGAAAGATGTCACTTGGGAAGAGGATCCTCAATACATTCAGCTGCAAGAACAAGCCAAAAATGTCGAGGCAGAACTAAAGGAACTCAAGGAGCTGGTCAAGAGGGAGCTGATTGCGTTGCGTCGTGAAGAACGTAAAGCCGAACAAGAAGCACTCGTGGGAGCCAAACAGCAAGAGCTAGGCCTGCTGAGCAAGAAACGAGAGATGCTCTCAGCCAAGCTCGCAGAACAGATGAACGAGCTCAAGTCGGGGGGGGCCCAGAGCGCAGAACTGGAATTTGCCAAGGCGGAACTGGAACGTGAAGAGAGCGTCTTCGAGTTGATCGCGGCCCGAAAACTGGCTTTGCAGACTGAACAACGGGCACCGACACGCGTCACGCTCATGCAAAGTGCCTCTCCTCCACATATTGCAATCGAGCCCATCCCCTACAAATATCTATTGCTTGCCAGTCTTGTGTCGCTGGTCACTCCCTTAGGACTTGCCATCGCTTACGAGTTTCTGGCGAAGCGGATCAGCACGCCTGAGCAACTCACGAATGAGTCCTCACTGCCTCTTTTGGGTGAAGTTGCACAATTTCCACGCCAGCGTGTGGCTACTACGCAGGCCCAGATCGCCGCCCCCCAACAGCGACAAATGTTTGTTTATACCGAGTCGATCGATAGCCTCCGCACGCAGCTCATGCTGACAGAACAAGTAGGACAACCGGGAGTCGATAAGATTATTGCGATTTGCAGCGCTGCCAGCGGAGAAGGGAAGTCGAGCCTCGCAGCCGCATTAACGTTGAGCATCGCCAAAGCGAGCAAGAAGCCGACACTGCTAATCGACGCGGATCTACGCTCTCCCGATGTCTCCTCGTTCCTGGAGGTGCCCAGTCAGCCGGGAATCGTCGAATTACTCGGTGGCGAGGTCGCCTTGGAAAAGGCCATCCATCGGGTTGGCAAAACCCAAGCCTACGTACTTCCCGCAGGAGTACTCAAAGGCAATCCCCACCATCTTATCGACCAAGCCAAGATCGAGAAACTGCTGGATAAGCTACGTGGTAGTTTCGATACGATCCTCATTGATACCCCGCCCGTACTCTCGGCAAGTGACTCCTTGATCTACGCCAAGGCCGCGGATCTGGTGTTGTTTAGTTCCCTGGCGGATATCAGTCGGGCCAAGCAAGTTCGATGTGCTGTGGAGCGATTGCAGACGACTGGTGCCAACCTCGCCGGTGTCGTCCTGAGCGGAGTTTCAGTGAATCGTTACGTGTACCACTACGGGTCGTATGGGCAACACGAATAA
- a CDS encoding O-antigen ligase family protein: MGFFALLIAIALLFNRPGDWHPILTGLPLFQIAIIACLASSWGKCTNYLRSVSAEKTPVTICVLFLFGMVLVSSLANPTSSFEITIDFLKACVLYLLAVSLVDSPPKVSTFLNGIAISIFFVGLLMVLDYHTSLFGTVRPEGGGQEFRAEALGGKNFDANDTSALLVLAIIIFLANAIDAQSIVMRVLWIVTMAIACHGMQLANSRAGFIALLIGIGSYLWIRWGNKGLKWGVLLVPLGAAVIATDRMVDLSAIKTGTGQSRLQFWSIGLSLFFNNPIVGVGPGEYENQIGKACHNSFIQAYAELGCLGGALFVVAFFSSVKLSYLTRRKYTNDELADTQVPSAIFIIPALIIAYITSISTLNQVYACHTYLILGLSTIAASVFGLFDGEAQTPYRASLIASLGKTTCVFIVMMYVICLVFVRW, translated from the coding sequence ATGGGTTTTTTTGCTCTCCTTATTGCGATAGCACTCCTCTTTAATCGCCCAGGAGATTGGCACCCTATTCTTACTGGGTTGCCACTTTTCCAGATTGCGATCATTGCATGCCTAGCCTCTTCTTGGGGTAAATGCACAAATTACTTGCGGTCAGTTTCCGCCGAGAAGACTCCCGTCACTATCTGTGTTTTATTTCTCTTCGGAATGGTTCTAGTTTCCAGTTTGGCAAATCCAACAAGTTCCTTTGAAATCACGATCGATTTTCTGAAGGCTTGTGTGCTCTACCTTCTTGCTGTATCTCTAGTCGACTCGCCACCGAAAGTGTCTACATTCTTAAATGGAATAGCAATCTCTATTTTTTTTGTCGGTCTCCTAATGGTTCTTGATTACCATACGTCACTCTTCGGAACCGTGAGGCCTGAAGGAGGAGGCCAAGAGTTCAGGGCGGAAGCATTGGGAGGAAAGAATTTTGATGCCAACGATACTTCGGCATTGCTTGTGTTGGCCATAATAATATTCCTTGCCAATGCTATTGACGCTCAATCCATCGTGATGCGGGTTCTTTGGATTGTCACTATGGCTATTGCGTGTCACGGGATGCAGCTCGCAAATTCGCGAGCAGGCTTTATTGCTCTATTGATTGGCATAGGATCTTACTTATGGATACGTTGGGGTAATAAGGGGCTGAAATGGGGTGTCCTACTTGTCCCTTTAGGAGCGGCGGTGATTGCGACCGATAGAATGGTCGATTTATCCGCCATCAAAACTGGGACGGGTCAGAGCCGCCTTCAATTCTGGTCAATCGGCCTGTCACTTTTTTTCAATAATCCGATCGTGGGTGTTGGGCCAGGAGAATATGAGAACCAAATAGGAAAAGCCTGTCATAACTCATTTATTCAAGCTTATGCAGAGCTAGGGTGTTTGGGAGGTGCATTATTCGTAGTGGCCTTCTTCTCGTCTGTAAAATTGTCTTACCTAACAAGAAGAAAATATACAAATGACGAGCTAGCAGATACACAAGTGCCCTCTGCTATATTCATAATACCCGCCTTGATTATCGCATATATCACGTCAATCTCCACTTTGAACCAAGTCTATGCATGTCATACTTACTTAATCCTAGGCCTGAGTACTATAGCAGCATCTGTGTTTGGATTATTCGACGGAGAAGCACAAACTCCATATAGAGCTAGCTTGATCGCTTCGTTGGGAAAAACGACTTGCGTTTTTATTGTTATGATGTATGTAATTTGCTTAGTCTTTGTTCGATGGTAG
- a CDS encoding glycosyltransferase: protein MAKLLIVTPFFPPSAASGSFRILGFAKHLPKFGWDVTVVSSGSRPWEANDPELINQIPPQTSVRYVDFPLERARLLWHQVLQRFRIKGCTDVWNRPALKECRIAIEKDRTDVVLTSGPPHNVHLIGRSLQRQYSLPWVADFRDPWCSWGNETPYFNNHFLLEHFWERSVFQRASMIVANTENTARMFKELFPGVADRIVAVPNGYDPMGMEPIAPERKHHERFTLLHTGMIYAGRNPQPIVEALRQLTMKGGIHGKTPVLRLLGKCFDDSLRIDLERLGLLRWVEFADSVSYLEAAKEARLSDMLVLLDSPGRRIGVPAKLYEYLGSCRPILALSEKNSDSALVLQKSGVAHRVVSDFLDIEHLSEVIKNLAEETTAMRPAKDNSFLNSLTRESNAQKLSHALKSVMLHKNTIR, encoded by the coding sequence ATGGCTAAATTGCTAATTGTCACTCCTTTCTTTCCTCCATCTGCTGCCAGCGGATCTTTTCGCATACTTGGTTTTGCAAAGCACCTACCAAAATTCGGTTGGGATGTAACAGTTGTTTCCAGCGGCTCACGTCCTTGGGAAGCTAACGACCCAGAGCTTATAAATCAGATTCCCCCACAAACGTCTGTCCGCTACGTCGACTTTCCACTGGAACGAGCGCGACTTTTGTGGCACCAGGTATTGCAGCGGTTCCGTATAAAGGGATGTACCGATGTATGGAATCGCCCTGCATTGAAGGAGTGTCGGATTGCAATCGAAAAAGATAGAACAGATGTGGTCCTCACTTCCGGCCCGCCGCACAATGTGCATTTAATAGGTCGATCACTACAGAGACAATACAGTCTTCCTTGGGTCGCGGATTTCAGGGATCCATGGTGTTCTTGGGGCAATGAAACTCCGTATTTCAACAATCACTTTCTCCTAGAACATTTTTGGGAGCGATCCGTTTTCCAGCGCGCAAGTATGATCGTTGCGAACACAGAAAATACTGCAAGAATGTTTAAGGAGTTGTTTCCGGGCGTTGCTGACCGGATAGTCGCGGTACCCAATGGCTACGATCCAATGGGAATGGAGCCGATCGCACCCGAACGAAAGCATCATGAACGTTTCACGCTTCTGCATACTGGGATGATCTATGCTGGTCGCAATCCTCAGCCAATTGTAGAAGCACTACGCCAGCTTACAATGAAAGGTGGCATTCATGGTAAAACTCCCGTTCTTCGCCTACTCGGAAAGTGTTTTGACGATTCATTGAGAATAGATCTTGAACGACTCGGATTGCTGCGATGGGTTGAATTCGCTGATTCGGTGTCTTACTTGGAGGCTGCAAAGGAGGCTCGGCTATCCGATATGCTTGTGCTTCTTGACTCTCCTGGGCGTCGAATAGGTGTTCCGGCTAAGCTATACGAATATTTAGGATCGTGTAGGCCTATCCTGGCACTTTCAGAAAAAAATAGTGACTCCGCATTGGTCTTACAGAAGAGTGGAGTAGCACATCGAGTCGTGTCTGATTTTCTTGACATCGAACACCTAAGTGAAGTGATCAAAAACCTTGCCGAAGAAACGACCGCTATGCGACCTGCGAAAGATAATTCTTTTCTAAATAGCCTGACCCGTGAATCCAATGCCCAAAAATTGTCACACGCCTTAAAATCCGTTATGCTTCACAAGAATACAATCAGGTGA
- a CDS encoding sugar transferase: MSSVMEATHSKRQTEKKPAETWACQELTVPAYFTKKVLWMRLLGACLLVLFSPLILLCMLLVKLTSAGPALLRQTRLGKDDQPFEILKIRSMYRNAEHLAGPVLCQPRDSRITPVGKVLRFLHLDELPQLINVARGEMCLIGPRPERPEIIEKHQLLEKVPGFAERTKVLPGVTGLAQINLSADVSAECVIPKVKLDREYITTANMWLDLRILLCTFLRMAGIRHGHAAKFFHLNRSVELGQASKWILGNGCEEETSSNVHGRKVLSYAFATADEDNLGADLNSEKLLKRSRPERNDSPISLPRYPR; the protein is encoded by the coding sequence ATGTCATCCGTAATGGAAGCTACTCATTCTAAGAGACAAACAGAAAAAAAACCTGCCGAGACCTGGGCATGCCAGGAGCTCACGGTGCCCGCTTATTTTACGAAGAAGGTACTCTGGATGCGTCTGTTGGGCGCGTGCTTGTTGGTGCTGTTTTCGCCTCTGATCTTGCTGTGTATGCTGCTGGTGAAACTCACTTCGGCAGGACCAGCGTTACTGCGACAAACACGCTTGGGCAAAGATGATCAACCCTTTGAGATCTTGAAGATTCGGTCCATGTATCGCAACGCCGAACACTTGGCCGGTCCCGTGTTGTGTCAGCCACGTGACTCTCGAATCACACCCGTTGGAAAAGTCTTGCGGTTTCTGCATCTGGACGAATTGCCACAGCTGATCAACGTGGCTCGTGGGGAAATGTGCCTCATCGGCCCCCGTCCCGAAAGGCCGGAAATTATTGAGAAGCACCAACTTCTGGAGAAGGTGCCAGGGTTTGCTGAGAGGACCAAGGTACTGCCGGGAGTGACCGGCCTGGCTCAGATCAATTTGTCCGCGGACGTCTCCGCCGAGTGTGTAATCCCGAAGGTGAAATTAGATCGTGAATATATCACGACGGCCAATATGTGGCTTGACTTGCGAATTTTGTTATGCACTTTTCTGAGGATGGCCGGCATCCGGCATGGTCATGCTGCTAAGTTTTTTCACCTAAATCGCTCAGTCGAGCTTGGCCAAGCCTCGAAGTGGATCTTGGGAAATGGTTGCGAAGAGGAGACTTCCTCCAATGTTCACGGTCGTAAGGTTCTGTCGTACGCTTTTGCAACTGCAGATGAAGATAATTTGGGTGCTGATTTGAATTCGGAAAAGCTACTGAAAAGATCTCGTCCTGAGAGGAATGATAGCCCAATCTCATTGCCTCGCTACCCTCGTTAA
- a CDS encoding exosortase-associated EpsI family protein codes for MTKIPNESPGFSGQAQRWLALAVALGVTLIGGVLYGNYSQRWGPPPDLLAAAQQLEKMPKQFGNWQLAEEMPMEESSVAMLECAGYVNRRYVHQETGHVVNLAVIVGPPGPTAVHTPEICFSSRAYDQQGTRRSVELEERAGQRDEFWSLDFTTKNVLAEGLRIYYAWGLGDRWEASESPRYEFAASPQLYKLQLATALPPQLDPGDSDAGREFLTELSKSDWKFAPN; via the coding sequence ATGACAAAGATTCCAAACGAATCACCAGGTTTCTCTGGCCAAGCCCAACGGTGGCTGGCCCTGGCAGTAGCTTTGGGGGTAACACTCATCGGTGGGGTGCTCTACGGAAATTACTCCCAGCGCTGGGGACCACCCCCTGATCTCTTGGCAGCAGCTCAGCAACTAGAGAAAATGCCCAAGCAATTCGGGAACTGGCAGTTGGCAGAAGAAATGCCCATGGAAGAGTCCTCTGTTGCAATGTTGGAGTGCGCAGGGTATGTCAATCGCCGCTACGTCCATCAAGAGACTGGCCACGTGGTGAATCTGGCCGTGATTGTCGGCCCTCCAGGGCCCACTGCGGTCCATACGCCGGAGATCTGTTTTTCAAGCCGTGCCTATGACCAGCAAGGAACACGGCGGAGCGTGGAACTTGAGGAGCGTGCAGGCCAGAGGGACGAATTTTGGAGTCTCGACTTCACGACCAAGAACGTCCTAGCCGAAGGATTGCGCATTTATTATGCCTGGGGACTGGGTGATCGTTGGGAAGCTTCCGAATCTCCGCGCTACGAGTTTGCGGCATCGCCGCAGCTTTATAAACTCCAACTCGCCACGGCCCTGCCGCCCCAATTAGATCCAGGAGACTCGGATGCTGGTCGCGAGTTCCTTACTGAACTATCGAAATCGGATTGGAAGTTTGCACCCAATTGA
- a CDS encoding tetratricopeptide repeat protein gives MAQVVSTPSRTENRVYTVNLRLLLVSVIVVVLLAVAGYFWYQYRLGQTANALLTRAEQLEAEGDWNEATSYYQRYLLVEPDNTEVLVRLVQAYAQGEPDPNRLFRLNSLLYRVLGRAPERDDLRQMLAENLLKVGALEEANKEAQQLLDGTPETARSARKVMAISQIVRADVDRSLSIPESLQKLLAAADESPEDVELIAVTASSLRTHSAELPPAEGDPATRADKLMDQLVAAKSDDVEARMARYQYRQRYSLPGAEEDLQATLQLDPEHVEGLLASALRRLAGENSPEQLEEADAQLRHVIELAPEDSRGYLALASLLQQQEKTDAAVNLLRGGMKATPNSFELGLALGMLQLQTNQLEQAAATLKQLRRESSTFLARLSSERRNQLENRLRLLSARLDLAQEEPAKALAELKTIYLTEESAGQTSAEWIEAAQLLAAHHSRLGQRDQAAQYWDSLLRVLPDQVGVVEAASQSALSAGNAQVALDHIDRFLRLASPSDNLLVQRAQALLLLQLQRPPTQRNWTEFQEALDKAKSLVAERWELLFAEIDYLQASGADSRTIVALLREAEDKFAENELFWRNAAVRYHQLGAEQDQQNALARYGELAETSTEPVLLEAFLLASEKKFSEAEALLESSAQKLSPIDRLPLLRRRLEIMVADGDLKKAWQNAKELIEEYPEDTTLLALGAEISLAAEEVETAQVWEEQLARLTNQGTDAQYLKIRRLLQNYEALSPKDRQELKQTIASLRATRPKWYPVVALAARYAELTGDTLQAAEDYRLAVDLGDTRAFTLQQLVTNLYQLNRIQEAENFLAMLSADQSAASFVNAMNMELAVKQNRSDEALDLARQSVKLFPEDASRRLYLANLLLRYGQPSEAESVLREAIQDLPDDYRVWMGMVSILAQNNQVEEARQILEKLASDKSNQLQERHYLAAQGWEAIGDPQAATRQYLLALETDPTNAEIRLRYARLLARSSPRTAQGEYEQVLKLDPTSDEARREFAVLLASSGESADWARANELLKAIEGTATSNTKTNDRLRAMLLAQRGRTRSERIANCQAARKILEKQIAATTGEEADLSRLLVAQILEQEASLSEEESLLLLAQEQFRAVLEGSPPSAERLSNYIEFLLRQVNKSQPTAAADKATQASESTGSVAPESLQAKFLADAEARLIDLRRLQLEGDVGLETLIVALTAQVMKAQGDTAEAKAVVDRFVAQQTRDEAASSSPQQYLTIGRLYTLLGDHAEAETWYRRLMEVNPKAYVLVVQSLLQQDKRAEAAQVCIDLSAGNMSSEVAATLANIMTSMDETTAAELPQADEALRLALGDHQDNIELLQADAVRLASNGEYDEAIAAFTRIVQLAPENSLALNNLATLLAEKPNRRSEALEVIQRAIDLAGRQASLLDTQGTIYLKVGQADEAIASLEEATAGGVADARYYLHLAAAYHLAGREEDAQRMLSEAQAFGIEKFLLTEDDRMILEELNTSLVSEPVSTGAQL, from the coding sequence ATGGCTCAAGTAGTTTCGACACCATCCAGAACCGAGAACCGTGTTTACACGGTCAATCTGCGCCTCTTACTGGTGAGTGTGATCGTTGTCGTCTTACTCGCGGTCGCAGGGTATTTCTGGTATCAGTATCGTCTCGGCCAGACGGCCAATGCTCTGTTGACCCGTGCCGAGCAATTGGAAGCAGAAGGCGATTGGAATGAGGCGACCTCCTATTACCAGCGCTACCTGCTAGTCGAGCCTGATAATACCGAGGTGTTGGTCCGACTGGTGCAGGCTTATGCCCAAGGGGAGCCCGATCCGAACCGCCTGTTCAGGCTCAACAGCTTACTTTATCGCGTGTTGGGACGTGCTCCCGAGCGCGACGATCTAAGACAAATGCTCGCTGAGAATCTGTTGAAGGTTGGAGCCCTGGAAGAAGCCAACAAGGAAGCTCAACAGCTTCTCGACGGGACTCCGGAAACAGCTCGCAGCGCTCGCAAAGTCATGGCGATCTCCCAGATCGTGCGAGCAGACGTAGATCGCAGCCTCTCCATTCCCGAATCGCTGCAAAAATTGCTTGCCGCAGCCGACGAATCTCCTGAGGACGTGGAGCTCATCGCAGTAACCGCTAGCAGCCTCCGGACGCATTCGGCAGAGCTCCCACCGGCAGAGGGTGACCCGGCCACTCGGGCCGACAAACTCATGGACCAGCTCGTCGCAGCCAAATCCGACGATGTCGAAGCCCGCATGGCCCGGTATCAGTACCGGCAGCGCTATTCCCTGCCGGGAGCGGAGGAAGATCTCCAGGCCACGCTTCAACTCGATCCAGAGCATGTCGAAGGTCTTCTGGCTTCTGCTCTGAGAAGACTCGCTGGAGAGAACTCCCCCGAGCAACTCGAAGAGGCCGACGCCCAGCTGCGCCACGTGATTGAGCTCGCCCCCGAGGATTCGCGGGGCTACCTGGCACTGGCAAGTCTGCTCCAGCAGCAAGAAAAAACGGACGCTGCAGTGAACTTATTACGTGGCGGCATGAAGGCCACCCCCAACAGTTTCGAACTCGGATTGGCACTGGGCATGCTCCAGCTGCAGACCAACCAGCTGGAACAAGCGGCAGCCACGCTGAAGCAACTCAGGAGAGAGAGTTCGACTTTTTTGGCCCGCTTATCGTCGGAGAGACGCAATCAATTGGAGAATCGCCTGCGGCTCTTGTCGGCCCGTTTGGACCTCGCCCAAGAGGAGCCAGCCAAGGCCCTTGCCGAGCTTAAGACCATTTACCTGACCGAAGAATCCGCCGGGCAAACTTCCGCAGAATGGATCGAAGCGGCGCAGCTCTTGGCGGCGCATCACAGTCGCTTGGGGCAGCGGGATCAAGCGGCCCAATATTGGGACTCTCTCTTGCGGGTCCTGCCAGACCAAGTCGGGGTTGTGGAGGCTGCCTCCCAGAGTGCTTTGAGCGCTGGGAATGCTCAGGTGGCCTTAGACCACATCGACCGCTTCCTCCGCCTGGCAAGTCCGAGTGACAATCTGCTCGTACAGCGAGCGCAGGCCCTGCTGCTGTTACAGCTACAGCGCCCGCCGACCCAGCGCAATTGGACTGAGTTCCAGGAAGCTTTGGACAAGGCCAAATCTCTAGTAGCGGAGCGTTGGGAATTGTTGTTCGCGGAAATTGATTATCTCCAGGCCAGCGGAGCGGACTCGCGGACGATCGTAGCGCTCCTGCGTGAGGCTGAAGACAAGTTTGCGGAGAACGAACTCTTTTGGCGAAATGCGGCCGTCCGCTATCACCAACTCGGTGCTGAACAAGATCAACAAAATGCCTTAGCCAGGTACGGCGAGCTGGCGGAGACATCAACGGAACCCGTCTTGCTCGAAGCATTCCTGCTCGCGTCGGAGAAAAAGTTCTCAGAGGCCGAAGCTTTGCTGGAGAGTTCAGCCCAAAAACTCTCGCCGATCGACCGACTGCCGCTTCTGCGCCGCAGATTAGAGATCATGGTGGCAGATGGCGATCTGAAAAAGGCCTGGCAGAATGCGAAAGAACTGATCGAAGAGTATCCCGAAGATACCACACTCCTGGCCCTCGGAGCAGAGATCTCGCTGGCTGCTGAGGAGGTGGAAACCGCGCAAGTCTGGGAAGAGCAATTGGCCCGCCTCACCAATCAGGGCACTGACGCGCAGTATCTGAAGATCCGTCGCCTATTGCAGAATTACGAAGCGCTCTCTCCGAAAGATCGCCAAGAACTCAAGCAGACAATCGCTTCGCTGCGAGCTACCCGACCCAAGTGGTATCCGGTGGTGGCCTTAGCCGCTCGCTATGCGGAACTCACAGGCGATACGCTCCAGGCGGCCGAAGATTACCGCTTGGCAGTCGACCTCGGTGACACGCGCGCCTTTACCTTACAGCAGCTGGTGACCAATCTGTATCAGCTCAATCGGATTCAGGAGGCAGAGAATTTCCTGGCCATGCTCTCAGCAGACCAGTCGGCGGCCTCTTTTGTGAATGCCATGAACATGGAACTGGCGGTCAAGCAGAATCGTAGTGATGAGGCCCTCGATCTTGCCCGGCAAAGTGTCAAGCTATTCCCTGAGGATGCATCGCGCAGACTCTACTTAGCGAACTTGCTGTTAAGGTACGGACAACCGAGTGAAGCAGAGTCCGTTCTGCGGGAGGCGATCCAAGACCTGCCGGATGACTACCGAGTCTGGATGGGAATGGTTTCAATCCTCGCCCAGAATAACCAGGTAGAGGAGGCCCGTCAGATCCTGGAGAAGCTGGCTAGCGACAAGTCCAACCAGCTCCAAGAACGCCATTACCTTGCTGCACAAGGATGGGAAGCAATCGGCGATCCGCAGGCCGCCACCCGACAGTATCTGCTTGCTTTGGAAACAGATCCCACCAATGCTGAGATTCGTCTGCGCTACGCGAGACTGCTGGCACGAAGCAGCCCGCGAACTGCACAGGGCGAATATGAACAGGTCCTCAAGCTTGATCCAACAAGCGATGAAGCTCGTCGCGAGTTTGCGGTCCTCCTGGCATCTTCGGGAGAGTCAGCCGACTGGGCTCGCGCAAACGAGCTGCTCAAAGCGATCGAAGGGACTGCTACCAGTAATACGAAAACCAATGACCGGTTACGGGCCATGCTCCTTGCCCAACGGGGACGCACGCGGTCGGAACGAATCGCCAACTGCCAGGCAGCGCGGAAGATTTTGGAAAAACAAATTGCGGCGACAACCGGCGAAGAAGCGGATTTAAGTCGCCTCTTAGTGGCTCAGATCCTGGAACAAGAAGCGTCACTGAGCGAAGAGGAGTCACTGCTCTTGTTAGCGCAAGAACAGTTTCGTGCTGTGCTGGAGGGCAGTCCACCTTCAGCCGAGCGACTTTCCAACTACATCGAATTTCTGTTGCGGCAGGTGAACAAGTCTCAACCGACAGCCGCAGCAGACAAGGCAACCCAAGCATCAGAATCGACCGGCAGCGTGGCCCCTGAGAGCCTCCAGGCGAAGTTTCTCGCAGACGCCGAGGCGCGTCTGATCGACTTGCGTCGCTTACAACTGGAAGGGGATGTCGGGCTCGAAACGCTCATCGTGGCCCTGACGGCTCAGGTCATGAAAGCTCAGGGAGACACGGCTGAAGCGAAGGCTGTCGTGGACCGGTTTGTGGCACAACAAACTCGCGACGAGGCTGCCTCGAGCTCCCCCCAGCAATACTTGACTATCGGCCGGCTTTACACCCTGCTGGGCGACCATGCCGAGGCCGAGACCTGGTATCGCCGCTTGATGGAGGTCAATCCCAAGGCGTATGTGTTAGTCGTTCAATCCCTTCTCCAGCAGGACAAACGAGCGGAAGCCGCGCAGGTCTGTATCGATTTGTCAGCAGGTAACATGTCGTCCGAGGTCGCCGCCACCCTCGCCAATATCATGACTTCGATGGACGAAACCACTGCAGCAGAACTTCCCCAAGCTGACGAGGCCCTCCGCCTGGCCCTTGGGGATCATCAAGATAACATCGAGCTCCTGCAGGCAGATGCCGTCAGGCTGGCGAGTAACGGCGAATATGATGAGGCGATTGCGGCCTTCACCCGCATTGTCCAGCTGGCACCAGAAAACAGTCTGGCCCTGAACAATCTAGCGACTCTCTTAGCGGAAAAGCCCAACCGGCGGTCAGAGGCGTTGGAGGTGATTCAACGTGCCATCGATTTGGCCGGGCGGCAGGCTTCTTTGCTGGACACCCAGGGGACGATTTATCTGAAAGTTGGCCAGGCTGATGAGGCAATCGCCAGCTTGGAAGAGGCCACGGCGGGGGGAGTGGCTGACGCTCGATATTATTTACACTTGGCAGCCGCTTATCATCTGGCCGGGCGAGAGGAAGATGCCCAACGCATGCTCAGCGAAGCGCAGGCGTTTGGAATCGAGAAATTCCTGCTGACCGAAGATGATCGCATGATTCTCGAGGAGCTCAATACGTCGCTTGTCTCAGAACCGGTTTCCACAGGGGCACAACTATGA